A region of the Vigna unguiculata cultivar IT97K-499-35 chromosome 9, ASM411807v1, whole genome shotgun sequence genome:
GTTCCACATAGGCATGCAAGAACAAAGCAGAAAGATCATAAAGTGGTAATGGAACCAAGAAATCAACAATTAAAGGGGGGAGAACAGACCAAGTCCACCCAACCAATCCTCAATCACAAATCTAAAGGAAACAAAAACTATCCTGAAAATCCGGATCTTTAAAGAAAGCCAATGACCAGAGCAAAGCAAAGATTGAATCACACCATGACCAAATATAAGAAATCAATGGCACAATTAACACAATTGAGTAGAAGAGATTAAAAACATCAAAAGCAAGAAACTGACCTAAAATGATAACAGCCAAGACCGTGCTTGACCCCATACTTAAACTGACCAATGTAACAGCTAGCATCGGAGCAAGTCTGAAGCCCAACGCCATGGCTCTGACCGTTACACCATTCCCCGGAATAAGAGTCCCCCGTGTAGAACCTATAAACACCATAACCGTGTCTCAACCCCTGTCTATACTGACCCCTATAGCGACTCCCCCTCGCCCAGCTCTCAATTCCGTACCCATCGTACCTTCCGTCCACCCAATCTCCTTCGTACCTTCCATTCACGAAGTAATGGTACACCCCACTCCCGTTGCTCCTCCCCTTGTGAAACTCGCCCTCGTAAAAATCCCCATTGCTGTAAAACTCCACCCCTTCCCTTACTATCTTCGCGGCCTTCCTTCCCGCCCCGGCCGGCTCTCCGATGAACCACTGCACCGGCCTCGCCGCCACGGCCTTCGAAAACCCCAACCGCTTGACATTCTCCTCCCACGAATGCTTGGCCGCGGAAAAGGATCTCTGAATCAGACCCTTGTTCTTGGACACAAAGTAGAGCGCCACGGCCACGAAAATCAGCGCGAGTAAAACGTTCTCCGAGGAGGACACCTCGAGGTAGAAGAAGTAGAACAAGAGCGAACAGGCGCCGAGGAAAAAGACCGCCAGGGCGGAATAGGCTGATGACCTGTGGGCTTGGGCTCGAGGACGCGTTCGGGGTTGGGGTTTCTTGGGCTTGTTGTTCTTGTCGTCGTCAACATCGAGGAGTAGCTTTTCCTGTTCCTGCAATTCGTGTTCCTCTTTGGTGACGATGGAAGAGAGGCTGTGGATGGAGGATCGGATTGCAGGGGAAGAACAACTGAGGAGCGAGGAGTGGGTTCTGGTAAGCTTGCTCCCACTCTTCTGATTTTCCATGTTCGCTGTCTTCATTCAGATCGACGTTTCCGGTGCCGGGATATTGTCCCCGCCGGCGACATATACGGGAACCATTGGATTAGAGTGCGGCGAAACACGACACGTTACGTTACGGCACTGCGCGGAAGTTTCttgaaagagagaagaaaagtaGTGAGTTGTTGCTCGGAGGGTAAAAATGAAGGGAGCGTAGAGTGGGTGCCGGGTTTGGTGTATTTATGGGGTATTCACAAAGAGGAGTTAGATTCCACAGTGGCCGTTGGATGTGGAGATTGTAGGACTCGATTTCTGGCCGTTGGATGGGTTGGGGTCCTGGTCTTGACGGGTAGATATGGTCGTCGGATCGGGATTGATTCCGGGTCGTGCCTTTTTCGCTTTACTGGCCGGCACGTGCCGCCacactttatttaattttttttcccatcTGACTCGTTCGCTTCAGGTTAATTTTGGCCCTCCCTTAATCACCCTTCGTTTCC
Encoded here:
- the LOC114164575 gene encoding MORN repeat-containing protein 1-like, which encodes MKTANMENQKSGSKLTRTHSSLLSCSSPAIRSSIHSLSSIVTKEEHELQEQEKLLLDVDDDKNNKPKKPQPRTRPRAQAHRSSAYSALAVFFLGACSLLFYFFYLEVSSSENVLLALIFVAVALYFVSKNKGLIQRSFSAAKHSWEENVKRLGFSKAVAARPVQWFIGEPAGAGRKAAKIVREGVEFYSNGDFYEGEFHKGRSNGSGVYHYFVNGRYEGDWVDGRYDGYGIESWARGSRYRGQYRQGLRHGYGVYRFYTGDSYSGEWCNGQSHGVGLQTCSDASCYIGQFKYGVKHGLGCYHFRNGDRYAGEYFGDKIHGFGVYHFANGHCYEGAWHEGRRQGIGSYTFRNGDRRCGEWDAGNLKQPLPPLSDVVLRAVQAARKTAESAINLKRVDDQVNKAVIAASKAATAARVAAVKAVQNRMDGKFCVTDV